In Kosmotoga arenicorallina S304, a genomic segment contains:
- a CDS encoding uroporphyrinogen decarboxylase family protein: MSLIRADFQQFRKAILRDGEPDYVPKAELWIDKKIMSEFLGKEVHDAIEDTENVVEFWYRAGYDYVRVVPSYNIRPKKDWAEEHSGAVTSWKDFKEYPWPEIDDVDFGPVERAAKILPEGMRIISGTMAGVFEECWMLMGFETFSIKLLEEPELVEAVVSKIGNFMYELIDRVTQIPKIGAIWHSDDIAYKTSTLLSPRAYRKLIFPWYKRFGELVHARGLPFMYHSDGNLWSVIDDLIDCGYNSIHPIEPLGMDIYELKEKYGDKLCLIGNIELDSFLSRGTPEQIEEEVKRKITSLAPGGGYCCGSSNTIPEWVPIENYKAMIDAIDKYGNYPIKGDFQ; encoded by the coding sequence ATGAGCCTTATAAGAGCTGACTTTCAGCAATTCAGAAAAGCAATCCTCCGGGATGGGGAACCGGACTATGTACCGAAAGCTGAACTCTGGATTGATAAAAAAATCATGTCTGAATTTCTTGGGAAAGAAGTTCATGATGCAATAGAAGACACGGAAAATGTGGTTGAATTCTGGTACAGGGCTGGGTATGACTATGTCCGTGTTGTTCCATCATATAACATCAGACCAAAAAAGGATTGGGCTGAAGAGCATTCCGGAGCAGTAACCTCGTGGAAAGACTTCAAAGAATATCCCTGGCCAGAGATTGATGATGTGGATTTTGGACCCGTTGAAAGGGCAGCAAAAATCCTGCCAGAGGGCATGAGAATAATCTCCGGAACCATGGCAGGGGTTTTTGAGGAATGCTGGATGCTAATGGGATTTGAAACTTTTTCTATCAAGCTTCTCGAAGAACCTGAACTCGTAGAGGCCGTGGTAAGCAAAATTGGAAATTTCATGTATGAACTAATAGACAGGGTTACACAGATACCGAAAATAGGCGCAATATGGCATTCTGACGATATTGCATATAAGACCTCGACTCTGCTTTCACCCCGTGCTTACAGGAAACTCATATTCCCCTGGTATAAGCGCTTTGGCGAATTGGTTCATGCCAGGGGGCTTCCTTTTATGTATCACTCTGATGGAAATCTCTGGTCAGTAATAGACGATCTAATTGATTGTGGTTATAATTCCATTCACCCTATTGAGCCTCTGGGGATGGATATATACGAACTTAAAGAAAAATATGGCGACAAATTGTGCCTTATTGGTAACATAGAATTGGACTCATTTCTTTCAAGAGGCACACCTGAGCAAATAGAAGAAGAAGTGAAAAGGAAAATAACCAGCCTGGCACCAGGTGGTGGATACTGCTGTGGTTCAAGTAATACTATACCTGAATGGGTACCAATTGAAAACTACAAAGCCATGATAGATGCCATTGATAAATATGGAAACTATCCGATAAAGGGGGATTTCCAATGA
- a CDS encoding uroporphyrinogen decarboxylase family protein, with the protein MTSRERILATLNHKEADRIPIDLGGMRSTGIHAIAYKNLKDFLKSEDRAVKIFDIYQQLAFVDEPIRQRVSSDVIELKRLDGGFGTRISSWKRFQMFPDDGEYYVPEGFEPIVLEDGSFAIVSDGKIIATMPKGGYYFDSQYFPLSGVEDKKKIDEVLSSRITDEELDFLENQAKEIRGKTDCAILGAFGGNFFEMGHALFGYREFMERIITDKPLMEYFLEKLEEKHLEDLEKYLNRLGDYIDIIQLGDDFGTQENTQISLRMFQNMFKPHLKNICDYVHKKAPGVFVFLHSCGSVSKFIPDFIDAGVQVLNPVQTNAKNMDPEFLKKEFGKDIVFWGGGVDTQYILPFGSIKELEDDVKKRIDIFAPDGGFVFAAIHNIQREVSPEKVIKLFDTAKEYGKYRS; encoded by the coding sequence ATGACTTCAAGAGAAAGAATCCTTGCGACATTAAATCATAAAGAGGCAGACAGAATTCCCATAGACCTTGGCGGGATGAGGTCTACGGGCATTCATGCCATTGCCTATAAAAACTTGAAAGACTTTTTGAAAAGCGAAGACAGAGCGGTAAAAATATTTGATATCTATCAGCAACTCGCTTTTGTTGATGAACCAATCAGACAGAGGGTTTCATCTGATGTTATCGAATTGAAACGGCTTGATGGCGGATTCGGAACAAGGATTTCTTCCTGGAAAAGGTTCCAGATGTTCCCCGATGATGGTGAATATTATGTGCCTGAAGGTTTTGAACCTATTGTGCTGGAGGATGGATCCTTTGCAATTGTAAGTGATGGCAAGATTATTGCAACCATGCCCAAGGGTGGTTACTATTTTGATAGCCAGTATTTTCCTCTGTCTGGAGTTGAAGATAAAAAGAAAATAGACGAGGTTTTGAGCAGCAGGATAACCGACGAAGAATTGGATTTTCTCGAAAATCAGGCGAAAGAAATAAGGGGAAAAACAGACTGCGCAATATTAGGCGCTTTTGGCGGTAATTTCTTTGAAATGGGACATGCCCTTTTCGGATACAGGGAATTCATGGAAAGAATAATTACCGATAAACCACTAATGGAATATTTCCTTGAGAAGCTTGAAGAAAAACATCTTGAAGATCTTGAGAAATATCTCAATAGATTGGGCGATTATATAGACATTATCCAGCTTGGTGATGACTTCGGGACACAAGAAAACACGCAAATTTCTCTTCGGATGTTCCAAAATATGTTCAAGCCACATCTAAAAAATATCTGTGATTACGTTCATAAAAAAGCACCAGGCGTATTCGTGTTTCTACATTCATGTGGCTCTGTAAGCAAATTCATTCCTGATTTCATTGATGCAGGAGTGCAGGTTTTAAACCCTGTGCAAACAAATGCCAAAAACATGGATCCAGAATTCCTCAAAAAGGAATTTGGCAAGGATATAGTATTCTGGGGTGGTGGAGTTGATACCCAGTACATCTTGCCTTTTGGCAGTATTAAAGAACTGGAAGATGATGTCAAAAAAAGAATAGATATTTTTGCGCCAGATGGGGGTTTTGTCTTCGCAGCTATCCATAACATACAAAGGGAAGTATCCCCGGAAAAGGTCATAAAGCTTTTCGATACTGCAAAAGAATACGGTAAGTACAGGAGTTGA
- a CDS encoding glycoside hydrolase family 38 N-terminal domain-containing protein produces the protein MKRILLVVFLALLVPMAFAKIKTVYLIPFSHQDIGFTSTQEEVAWEYVDMYDSLKDFMDFFGDFKFTVETFWQFDQWMQKSDSPELLTDYIELARKGRLEICPAYGSMHTGFTNEFTLRAAFYKALDFLAENGIEAKTCMMNDVPGFSADLPDVLSELGISYFMSGINDNYADALSLPLPVNLFYWKGPNGGRVLTWISKSSYAEGYKFKTPSALINYIHSLEEAGYPYDAIAVMVAFDNAGFQPGAVAYLDLYEKWDTQSAGFQLIMSTPSEFMEYMETHYANGLPEYSGDWSGWWEIVKTGSPYASALVRRSQEIMESLQRQNLIDQSNELFQIITDNLVLYGEHTAACGAGWPGYYTLEENKEFNTTVMSYAKGAWNALKSILHSLRSKGSRNISFLALQDGISQVEFSIGNWNENELLLISKDEITYKAYPFTREATDLWEPLSRGYRTIVPLSKGLNDFEIVGKQPFQNNAKNSLSAKKGDLKLIINPDGSFTLLNKDNILAKGSVEEDFTSKAERYEQVEMSVHESVLKSFPEWESLYVKLKGSPIAFFEATLFNNGNLEFSITLDRNKLPYIEYKNHSVNYYLKLDFPEGYKMSYRGASSIQKDPKKFPSSRPTFIAFRDFIGLSGSLNCITMGSRQAFMVSRKGQSLRYLLIRHYSEFASSDRGITAIGEVEPGAPRFMKYTFFISVSDSLSPQKAESFVNSPLLISSDR, from the coding sequence TTGAAAAGAATATTGCTGGTAGTATTTTTAGCTTTACTTGTTCCAATGGCATTTGCGAAAATTAAAACCGTCTATCTTATACCTTTCAGCCACCAGGATATTGGCTTCACATCAACTCAGGAAGAAGTTGCCTGGGAATATGTCGATATGTACGATTCTTTGAAGGATTTTATGGATTTTTTTGGCGACTTCAAATTCACTGTGGAAACTTTCTGGCAATTCGATCAGTGGATGCAAAAATCAGACTCGCCCGAACTCCTGACAGATTATATAGAGCTCGCGAGAAAAGGAAGATTAGAAATTTGCCCTGCATACGGTTCAATGCATACAGGCTTTACCAACGAATTTACTTTGAGAGCTGCCTTTTATAAGGCTTTGGATTTTCTCGCAGAAAACGGAATAGAAGCAAAAACATGCATGATGAACGATGTTCCGGGATTTTCAGCAGATCTTCCTGACGTTCTCTCCGAATTAGGAATTTCTTATTTCATGAGCGGAATCAACGACAATTATGCTGATGCTCTCTCATTGCCATTACCTGTAAACCTTTTTTACTGGAAAGGTCCTAATGGTGGAAGAGTTTTGACATGGATCAGCAAAAGCAGTTATGCAGAAGGTTATAAGTTCAAAACGCCTTCTGCACTTATTAACTACATACATTCTTTGGAAGAAGCAGGTTATCCATATGATGCCATTGCAGTAATGGTGGCTTTTGACAATGCCGGTTTTCAACCGGGAGCTGTTGCTTATCTTGATTTGTATGAAAAATGGGATACACAAAGCGCGGGGTTTCAACTAATCATGTCAACACCATCTGAGTTTATGGAATATATGGAAACTCATTATGCAAATGGTTTACCTGAATACAGTGGAGATTGGTCCGGATGGTGGGAAATTGTCAAAACAGGTAGCCCATACGCTTCCGCATTGGTCAGAAGAAGTCAGGAAATTATGGAATCTCTTCAAAGGCAGAATCTAATCGATCAAAGCAACGAGTTATTTCAAATAATCACAGATAACCTGGTTCTCTATGGTGAACACACAGCAGCTTGCGGCGCTGGGTGGCCTGGATACTATACGCTTGAAGAAAACAAAGAATTCAACACAACTGTCATGAGCTATGCCAAAGGCGCATGGAATGCCCTGAAAAGCATTCTTCATTCTTTGCGTAGTAAAGGCTCCAGAAACATTTCTTTCCTGGCCCTTCAAGATGGTATCTCTCAGGTAGAGTTTTCCATAGGGAATTGGAACGAAAACGAATTACTGTTGATATCAAAAGACGAAATAACTTACAAAGCATATCCATTCACCAGAGAAGCCACCGATTTATGGGAACCCCTTTCCAGAGGTTATAGAACTATAGTTCCTCTGAGCAAAGGATTGAACGACTTTGAAATCGTCGGGAAACAGCCCTTCCAAAATAATGCCAAAAACTCCCTGAGTGCGAAAAAGGGCGATCTAAAGCTCATAATAAACCCTGATGGAAGCTTCACTCTTTTGAACAAAGACAATATACTCGCAAAGGGCAGTGTGGAAGAAGACTTTACTTCTAAAGCGGAAAGATACGAACAAGTTGAAATGTCTGTGCATGAAAGCGTGTTGAAGTCTTTTCCTGAATGGGAAAGCCTTTATGTAAAACTAAAAGGGTCGCCTATCGCTTTTTTTGAAGCCACTCTTTTCAATAACGGAAATCTTGAATTCTCGATTACTCTTGATAGAAATAAACTTCCCTATATTGAATACAAAAACCATTCGGTGAACTATTATCTGAAGCTTGACTTTCCTGAAGGTTATAAAATGTCATACAGAGGTGCAAGCTCCATCCAAAAAGATCCAAAGAAATTTCCTTCCAGCAGACCAACTTTTATTGCTTTCAGGGATTTCATAGGTCTATCAGGAAGTTTGAATTGCATAACCATGGGCTCTCGACAGGCCTTCATGGTAAGTCGCAAAGGACAGTCTCTCCGATACCTTTTGATAAGGCATTACAGCGAATTTGCGAGCAGCGACCGTGGCATAACGGCTATTGGTGAAGTGGAGCCCGGTGCACCCAGATTTATGAAATACACATTCTTTATCTCGGTGAGCGATTCCCTCTCACCACAGAAGGCGGAGTCATTTGTGAATTCTCCTTTGTTGATTTCAAGCGATCGATGA
- a CDS encoding carbohydrate ABC transporter permease — protein sequence MRSQQSMKNIRIFTIYGVLAFFSIMYLIPLFWMISTSLKPNEQVMSIPMKWFPNPPQWKNYVDAVKSFPFLRYAGNTLFLTAMNVIGNMFTASLVAYSFSKLRWRGRDTLFYITIATMFIPGQVLIIPIYILFTHLGWVNTYLPLIVPAFCGGGAFNIFLLRQFFVSIPDELLESARIDGASELKIFFKVILPLSRPALFTVALFTIVFTWNDFFGPLIYLHDPSKWTLAIGLRSFQQQYSTDWNLLMAASTLTALPLIVLYFVAQEKMMRGFTLRTGIK from the coding sequence ATGAGAAGCCAACAAAGCATGAAAAACATAAGAATTTTTACCATATATGGAGTATTAGCCTTTTTCAGTATTATGTATCTTATTCCGCTTTTCTGGATGATATCCACTTCCCTGAAACCGAATGAACAGGTAATGAGCATTCCCATGAAGTGGTTTCCCAATCCCCCACAATGGAAAAATTATGTGGATGCCGTAAAGAGCTTTCCCTTTCTGAGGTATGCAGGAAACACCCTTTTCTTAACAGCGATGAATGTTATTGGCAACATGTTTACAGCTTCATTAGTCGCTTACAGTTTCTCAAAGCTTAGATGGAGGGGTAGGGATACACTTTTTTATATCACAATCGCAACGATGTTCATTCCCGGACAGGTGTTAATCATTCCCATATACATTCTTTTTACACATCTTGGATGGGTCAATACATACCTTCCACTTATTGTTCCTGCTTTTTGCGGTGGCGGAGCTTTCAATATTTTCCTTTTGAGACAATTCTTTGTTTCGATACCCGATGAATTGCTTGAATCAGCAAGAATTGATGGCGCATCAGAGTTAAAGATATTCTTCAAAGTCATTCTTCCATTATCAAGGCCGGCATTGTTTACAGTTGCGCTTTTCACTATCGTATTCACATGGAATGATTTCTTCGGCCCATTGATTTATCTCCACGATCCATCTAAATGGACTCTGGCAATTGGTCTCAGGAGCTTCCAGCAGCAGTATTCAACCGACTGGAATTTGCTTATGGCTGCATCAACACTTACAGCGTTGCCTTTGATAGTTTTATACTTCGTGGCTCAGGAGAAGATGATGAGGGGTTTTACCTTAAGAACAGGCATAAAATGA
- a CDS encoding LacI family DNA-binding transcriptional regulator: protein MEVNLKYIANLANVSVSTASRALRDDPRVSEETKKRIVSIARSLNYIPNQAAKSLVTRQTMTIGLVLPNLRSFMHDIFDGIEEICSSKSYNILLGVSDNDPEKELREMKLLVEKRVDGIILFYIGGVYNQNSISFLKNLKVPIVLVDRYIPNTSFDFVVSDNRGGSRMLVKHLAELGHEKIGFIFQKEDATTITERLEGFTYSIFESGIKLNPDYIVSGEVFRTENGYRCMKKLMSLTEPPTAVIGSTGDITLGIVKYLLENPGLEKDITVAGFDDFDFLSYLKIPVTAVAQSTHEMGKRAAEILLDRITGKKFQQQKVFLEPTLVKRSI, encoded by the coding sequence ATGGAAGTCAATTTGAAGTACATAGCAAACCTGGCAAATGTTTCTGTATCAACTGCTTCCAGGGCATTGAGAGATGACCCAAGGGTTAGCGAGGAAACAAAAAAAAGAATTGTTTCTATTGCCAGAAGTTTAAATTATATTCCCAACCAGGCAGCCAAAAGCCTTGTCACCAGGCAAACTATGACAATTGGTCTTGTGTTGCCAAACCTCCGCTCATTTATGCACGACATATTCGACGGTATTGAAGAGATTTGTTCTTCTAAGTCTTATAACATTCTTTTGGGTGTTTCAGACAACGATCCTGAAAAGGAACTCAGGGAAATGAAGCTTCTTGTAGAAAAGAGAGTGGATGGAATAATTCTCTTCTATATTGGCGGGGTTTATAATCAGAATTCGATCAGCTTCTTGAAAAACCTGAAAGTTCCCATTGTTCTTGTCGACAGATATATCCCTAACACCTCTTTCGATTTTGTCGTAAGTGATAACCGTGGTGGCTCAAGAATGCTGGTTAAACATCTTGCAGAATTGGGTCATGAAAAAATAGGTTTCATATTCCAAAAAGAAGATGCCACAACTATAACGGAACGCCTTGAAGGATTTACTTACAGCATTTTCGAAAGCGGTATAAAGTTGAACCCTGACTATATTGTTTCAGGCGAAGTGTTCAGAACAGAAAATGGCTACCGCTGTATGAAAAAACTCATGAGCCTAACAGAGCCTCCAACAGCGGTTATAGGAAGTACGGGGGACATCACTCTTGGCATTGTCAAATACCTCCTTGAAAATCCCGGACTTGAAAAGGATATAACTGTTGCAGGATTCGACGATTTCGATTTTCTTTCTTATTTGAAGATACCTGTAACCGCAGTTGCCCAAAGTACTCATGAAATGGGAAAAAGAGCAGCTGAGATATTGCTTGACAGAATCACGGGAAAGAAATTTCAGCAGCAAAAAGTCTTTCTTGAACCCACACTGGTGAAAAGGAGCATCTAA
- a CDS encoding glycoside hydrolase family 38 N-terminal domain-containing protein: MKRILFEGNGITLEVLITDLISIQDKRLMIFKSNSRGVLKVFSSGDLLSDAVLENNSIELLIDNVDEIELLFNSPAMEFRKKLKLPSPKRLELHLLMFSHSDLGYTAPLSKVEELQYQYTSTALNFYEKSLKYSEASRFRWNVETTWALNCFAERANRSELAKFTDLAKKGEFGIGAIYLHHYTDRTPFEELYHSLNPLRRLIKKGIEPKSAFLSDVPGCSEGFLELLAAHGVENLFMSINNFVAPFLEFTHLKTPFWWKLKSGRRILTWFTHDPKYAYIEGYKFFDKDYKTLKESILNKYEELSELSYEFPLYPIPMAIDNMPPVFKPVELIDRWNKEWKNPIVKTSVIDDFFKALRRELETTRIDSTKGNFNGWWTSNVLAYPRENRLSTISFAQLHEASALDSFSGSFIENAINDEFIRLSGFDEHSGGGGLYLSKDPEDILKAVSEGYGWVVKTHKHSSEILKALRENIFGIGNKLVVFNPVAMERNTLASFETDEIRGKRVKLIDLSTGESMPILCYNDLVIFETGTIESFGYKCYSLEIESEAEMPKWHSGSITLENDYYRIEFDEYGNIRSLIDTQTRKELVLNERSLGKFLVARQAINPADNLVNAINHDELYTGKSSSKLVEPYLPVKCHWKMIKGTAGTLVIFEPESPFIKPFVKAYLIPKNLKEIRIHLRINYVYDIGPSDFMYLEMPFNLDRPKAFYKSPGEISEITEQIPGSALDAITTVGGIELKTKEQSIQIGLCGINLVDFGEPSPLTFKKEINVSGELFLRLFNTNLQNRFASPYFNGEPIEFDVLLTTGGKLSRVEKDALFPLTAFKASPKANTNCFLECRGLENSEFLFIESEKGKLNFAIKETAGEKREIFIKNPRTNTVFKRIIKPFEFFKGSVENEPYKS, encoded by the coding sequence ATGAAGAGAATACTCTTTGAAGGTAACGGGATAACCCTTGAGGTTTTAATAACTGACCTGATAAGCATACAGGATAAACGGCTGATGATATTTAAGTCAAATAGCCGGGGAGTGTTAAAAGTCTTTTCCTCTGGAGATTTATTATCAGATGCAGTCTTAGAAAATAATTCCATCGAACTGCTAATAGACAATGTCGATGAAATTGAATTGCTTTTCAACTCTCCAGCTATGGAGTTTCGGAAAAAACTGAAACTTCCATCGCCCAAAAGGCTTGAATTGCATTTGTTGATGTTTTCACACTCTGATCTTGGTTATACAGCTCCTCTAAGCAAAGTTGAAGAACTTCAGTATCAGTACACCTCAACTGCACTGAACTTCTACGAAAAAAGCCTGAAATATTCTGAAGCTTCCAGGTTTAGATGGAATGTAGAAACCACATGGGCACTCAATTGCTTCGCAGAAAGAGCAAATCGCTCTGAACTTGCAAAATTTACTGACCTTGCTAAAAAAGGGGAATTTGGCATTGGGGCAATATATCTTCATCATTATACGGATCGCACTCCTTTCGAAGAATTGTATCACTCGCTGAATCCTCTCAGGCGGCTCATAAAAAAGGGCATCGAACCAAAAAGCGCTTTTCTCAGCGATGTTCCGGGATGCAGTGAAGGGTTCTTAGAGCTTCTCGCTGCTCATGGTGTGGAAAACCTCTTTATGTCAATAAACAACTTTGTTGCGCCATTTTTAGAATTCACTCACTTAAAAACCCCTTTTTGGTGGAAACTTAAAAGCGGACGGCGAATACTTACCTGGTTTACCCATGATCCCAAATACGCGTACATTGAAGGTTATAAATTCTTTGATAAAGACTACAAAACATTGAAAGAATCTATTCTAAATAAATACGAAGAACTCTCAGAACTTTCTTATGAGTTTCCTCTCTATCCCATACCTATGGCAATAGACAATATGCCACCAGTCTTCAAACCAGTAGAATTGATAGATAGGTGGAATAAAGAATGGAAAAACCCTATCGTAAAAACATCTGTTATCGACGATTTCTTCAAAGCTCTTAGAAGAGAGTTAGAAACAACGAGGATTGATAGTACAAAGGGAAATTTCAATGGATGGTGGACTTCAAATGTTCTTGCTTACCCAAGAGAAAACAGGCTATCCACAATAAGTTTTGCACAGCTTCACGAAGCGTCTGCTCTGGACAGCTTTTCAGGCTCTTTTATCGAAAACGCCATAAATGATGAATTCATAAGGCTTTCCGGATTCGACGAACATTCTGGCGGAGGCGGACTTTACCTTTCAAAGGATCCAGAAGATATACTGAAAGCAGTTTCTGAGGGTTATGGCTGGGTTGTAAAAACGCACAAACATTCATCCGAAATACTCAAAGCTTTGCGTGAAAACATCTTTGGAATCGGGAATAAATTAGTGGTATTTAACCCCGTTGCTATGGAAAGAAACACTTTAGCAAGCTTTGAAACTGATGAAATAAGGGGAAAAAGAGTTAAACTCATAGATCTTTCAACCGGCGAATCCATGCCTATATTGTGCTACAATGATCTGGTTATCTTTGAAACAGGCACTATAGAGTCCTTTGGGTATAAATGCTATTCACTGGAAATAGAATCTGAAGCTGAGATGCCAAAATGGCATAGTGGAAGCATTACCCTTGAAAATGACTACTACCGAATTGAATTCGATGAATATGGAAATATCCGCTCTTTAATCGACACTCAGACAAGGAAGGAACTGGTCCTTAACGAAAGGAGCTTAGGAAAATTTCTCGTTGCAAGACAGGCCATAAATCCTGCTGATAATCTGGTCAATGCAATAAACCATGATGAGCTCTACACAGGGAAGAGCAGCTCTAAATTAGTTGAGCCTTACCTTCCTGTTAAATGCCACTGGAAAATGATCAAAGGCACAGCAGGCACTCTGGTGATTTTCGAACCAGAGAGCCCTTTCATTAAGCCTTTCGTTAAGGCATATTTAATTCCCAAAAACCTGAAAGAAATCAGGATTCATTTACGAATAAATTATGTGTATGATATTGGACCTTCTGATTTCATGTATCTTGAAATGCCTTTTAATTTAGATCGACCCAAAGCTTTTTATAAAAGCCCCGGCGAGATCTCAGAAATCACCGAGCAAATTCCAGGAAGTGCTTTGGATGCCATAACTACTGTTGGAGGCATAGAGCTCAAAACAAAAGAACAGAGTATCCAGATAGGACTTTGCGGAATTAACCTTGTTGATTTTGGCGAACCTTCACCCTTAACCTTTAAGAAAGAAATAAATGTGTCTGGAGAGCTGTTTCTAAGGCTTTTTAACACAAATCTTCAGAATCGCTTTGCAAGCCCTTACTTTAACGGTGAACCTATTGAGTTCGATGTTTTACTTACCACCGGTGGCAAGCTTTCACGAGTCGAAAAAGATGCGCTTTTTCCGCTTACGGCCTTTAAAGCTTCTCCTAAGGCAAACACCAATTGTTTTCTTGAGTGTCGGGGACTTGAGAACAGTGAGTTTCTCTTCATTGAATCCGAAAAGGGGAAATTGAATTTTGCGATCAAAGAAACCGCAGGAGAAAAAAGAGAGATTTTCATAAAAAATCCCCGCACGAATACTGTGTTTAAGCGAATTATTAAACCATTTGAATTTTTCAAAGGGAGTGTTGAGAATGAGCCTTATAAGAGCTGA